In a single window of the Rattus norvegicus strain BN/NHsdMcwi chromosome 6, GRCr8, whole genome shotgun sequence genome:
- the LOC100364934 gene encoding leydig cell tumor 10 kDa protein homolog — protein sequence MAQGQHKFQAQKPKSKAVAAERSCGSRKGGRVIAPKKARIVQQQKLKKSLEVGIRKKIEHDVVMKASSSLPKKLALLKGASKKAGATTPGKSLGLCSHSDLLDDMLIVSYAGCLTRWHLPWCGPGASIECAADLSLCARLRSSPTKEAETCRVTSDCPMLVRIYC from the exons ATGGCACAGGGACAACACAAATTCCAGGCGCAGAAACCTAAAAGCAAGGCGGTGGCGGCGGAGCGGAGCTGTGGGTCAAGGAAAGGTGGTCGAGTCATCGCTCCCAAGAAGGCGCGCATTGTGCAGCAGCAAAAGTTGAAGAAGAGCCTGGAAGTAGGAATCCGGAAGAAGATTGAGCATGACGTGGTGATGAAGGCCAGCTCCAGCCTGCCTAAGAAGCTTGCGCTGCTGAAGGGAGCATCAAAGAAGGCAGGGGCCACCACCCCTGGCAAGTCACTGGGACTTTGCAG TCACTCAGACCTGCTGGACGACATGTTGATCGTGTCATATGCTGGGTGCTTGACCAGGTGGCATCTTCCGTGGTGTGGCCCTGGGGCAAGCATTGAATGTGCTGCTGACCTATCCCTTTGTGCCCGGCTAAGGAGTTCACCCACTAAGGAGGCAGAAACTTGCCGGGTCACCAGTGACTGCCCAATGTTGGTCAGGATTTACTGTTGA